One Mercurialis annua linkage group LG3, ddMerAnnu1.2, whole genome shotgun sequence DNA window includes the following coding sequences:
- the LOC126673055 gene encoding NADH dehydrogenase [ubiquinone] 1 alpha subcomplex subunit 2 — protein MAWRGQVCGYLKELRILLCQSSPSSSSARAFVENNYKDLKSLNPKLPILIRECSNIQPQLWARYDMGVERGIRLEGLSEAQISKALEDLVKAGAALKA, from the exons ATGGCATGGAGAGGACAAGTTTGTGGATATCTTAAAGAGCTTCGGATTCTGCTCTGCCAATCTTCACCGTCAAGTTCATCTGCTAG AGCATTCGTGGAGAACAATTACAAggatctcaagtctctcaaCCCTAAACTCCCCATCCTAATCCGTGAATGCAGCAACATCCAGCCTCAGCTATGGGCCAGATATG ATATGGGTGTTGAGAGGGGCATTCGGTTGGAAGGTTTATCTGAGGCACAGATCTCCAAGGCCCTCGAAGACCTTGTCAAAGCGGGAGCAGCGCTTAAAGCttga
- the LOC126673346 gene encoding histone-lysine N-methyltransferase ASHR2, producing MMGSEKKSALKIEEIEGRGRGAVTCAAVRGGDVVLRDSPILLYSAFPLSLSNNGNYCDNCFRKLQPLVSCPSCSLHHFCSPNCLSASSHTPWVCQAFTRLHHHLHPLERQVQARFLIAAYNLAIVSPAKLQTLLSLQGQPSAEDVADAQSLHSLISSLCPPPTPIDGFSFQLTAALLAKDKLNAFGLMEPYDQINPSGHRSVRAYGIYPRASFFNHDCLPNACRFDYVDAQNSTDLIIRMIHDVPQGREICLSYFPVNLSYRARQNRLLQDYGFTCSCDRCKVEANWSDQEEADPDDDDDDDNDEAMDEDPDDEDGTMTAEAEAEADASDFPHAYFFVKYLCDGNNCGGTLAPLPHSNANSDLLECNVCGSIKADEC from the coding sequence ATGATGGGAAGTGAAAAGAAAAGCGCGTTGAAGATTGAAGAGATAGAAGGGAGAGGGAGAGGTGCGGTGACCTGTGCGGCGGTGAGGGGCGGAGATGTGGTGCTAAGGGATTCCCCGATCCTCCTTTACTCTGCTTTTCCGCTCTCACTGTCAAATAATGGTAATTATTGCGATAATTGCTTTAGAAAGTTGCAACCACTCGTATCTTGTCCCTCTTGCTCTCTCCACCATTTCTGTAGCCCTAATTGTCTATCGGCGTCCTCCCACACTCCCTGGGTGTGCCAAGCATTCACCCGCCTCCACCATCACCTGCACCCTCTCGAGCGCCAAGTCCAAGCCCGTTTCCTCATCGCAGCCTACAATCTAGCCATCGTCTCCCCTGCCAAGTTGCAGACTTTATTATCTCTTCAAGGCCAACCCTCGGCGGAGGATGTTGCAGATGCCCAGTCCCTTCATTCCCTCATCTCCTCCCTCTGCCCTCCTCCAACTCCAATCGACGGATTCTCCTTTCAACTTACTGCCGCATTACTTGCCAAGGACAAGCTCAACGCTTTCGGCTTGATGGAACCTTATGACCAAATCAACCCCTCCGGCCACAGATCAGTTCGAGCCTACGGCATCTACCCCAGGGCCTCTTTTTTCAATCACGACTGCCTCCCAAACGCTTGCAGATTTGATTACGTCGACGCTCAGAATAGCACCGACTTGATTATCCGGATGATCCATGATGTCCCTCAAGGTAGAGAGATCTGCCTCAGCTATTTTCCTGTCAATCTCAGCTATCGCGCCCGTCAAAACAGATTGCTCCAGGACTATGGCTTTACCTGCAGCTGCGATCGCTGCAAGGTTGAAGCTAATTGGTCTGATCAAGAAGAGGCCGACcccgatgatgatgatgatgatgataatgaCGAGGCAATGGATGAGGACCCTGATGATGAGGATGGTACAATGACGGCGGAGGCAGAGGCAGAGGCCGACGCCTCTGACTTTCCTCATGCATATTTCTTTGTGAAATACCTGTGTGATGGGAACAATTGCGGGGGTACTTTAGCTCCTCTTCCGCACTCGAATGCTAATTCTGATCTCTTGGAATGTAATGTCTGTGGTAGCATCAAGGCTGATGAATGTTGA
- the LOC126673615 gene encoding uncharacterized protein LOC126673615 isoform X1: MASSSATYEPISTYEANARRSGDVELALSSAKPITHHPQQPRLLSLDVFRGLTVALMILVDYCGGVVPAINHSPWNGLTLADLVMPFFLFIVGLSLALTYKNPPCKAAATTKALLRTLKLLLLGLLLQGGYLHGLNDLTYGVNLQNMRFMGILQRIAMAYLVGALCEIWLKADGHANSYSSLFRKYRLQLVMALVLTSTYLCLLYGLYVPDWEYQIPDEASSSVLKIFSVKCGVRGDTGPACNAVGLVDRAIMGSRHLYKKPIYARTKLCSINSPDYGPLPADAPSWCQAPFDPEGILSSAMAIITCLVGLHYGHIIVHFKDHRDRIFQWMFTSTCLIGLGLALDFLGMHVNKALYTFSYMSVTAGAAGILFAGIYQLVDVCRYRRMTLALKWMGMHALVIYVIAACNILPVVLQGFYWKEPQNNLLRLIGIGR; encoded by the exons ATGGCCTCCTCCTCCGCCACCTACGAGCCCATCAGTACCTACGAGGCCAATGCTCGTCGCTCGGGTGATGTTGAGTTAGCGCTCTCTTCTGCAAAGCCTATCACCCATCACCCGCAACAGCCCCGCCTTCTTTCTTTAGATGTCTTTCGCGGCCTCACTGTTGCG CTAATGATCTTGGTTGATTATTGTGGGGGAGTTGTGCCTGCTATTAACCATTCCCCATGGAATGGTCTAACACTTGCTGATTTGGTCATGCCATTTTTCCTCTTCATTGTTGGCCTCTCCCTTGCTCTCACTTACAAG AACCCCCCCTGCAAAGCTGCTGCAACTACCAAAGCCCTACTCCGCACACTCAAACTTCTTCTCTTAGGCCTTTTACTTCAAG GTGGCTATTTGCATGGCCTAAATGATCTAACTTATGGAGTTAATCTTCAGAATATGAGATTCATGGGTATCCTGCAG AGAATAGCAATGGCATATTTAGTAGGTGCATTGTGTGAGATTTGGCTCAAAGCTGATGGTCATGCAAATTCATATTCATCTCTATTCAGGAAATATCGATTACAACT GGTCATGGCTTTGGTGCTCACTAGTACATATCTTTGCTTGTTATATGGCTTGTATGTTCCTGACTGGGAATATCAGATTCCAGATGAAGCCTCTTCCTCTgttctaaaaatattttca gtGAAATGTGGAGTACGGGGTGACACAGGACCAGCTTGTAATGCTGTTGGACTTGTTGATCGTGCAATAATGGGGAGTCGGCATCTATATAAGAAGCCAATCTATGCAAGAACCAAG TTATGCAGTATTAATTCTCCAGATTATGGTCCACTGCCTGCTGATGCTCCTTCATGGTGTCAAGCCCCATTTGACCCTGAAGGAATTTTGAG TTCAGCAATGGCCATAATTACCTGCTTGGTTGGTTTGCATTATGGGCACATTATTGTccattttaag GATCACAGAGATAGAATCTTTCAATGGATGTTTACATCTACTTGTCTTATTGGCTTAGGCCTGGCCTTGGACTTCTTAG GAATGCATGTCAATAAAGCTCTATATACTTTCAGTTATATGTCTGTCACTGCCGGTGCCGCTGGCATTCTTTTTGCTGGAATCTACCAGCTG GTAGATGTATGCAGATATAGGCGAATGACTTTGGCACTGAAGTGGATGGGAATGCATGCATTGGTAATTTATGTCATTGCAGCCTGCAATATCTTGCCTGTTGTCCTTCAGGGATTTTACTGGAAGGAGCCTCAGAATAATCTT CTTAGATTAATTGGAATTGGAAGATGA
- the LOC126673615 gene encoding uncharacterized protein LOC126673615 isoform X2 — protein sequence MAYLVGALCEIWLKADGHANSYSSLFRKYRLQLVMALVLTSTYLCLLYGLYVPDWEYQIPDEASSSVLKIFSVKCGVRGDTGPACNAVGLVDRAIMGSRHLYKKPIYARTKLCSINSPDYGPLPADAPSWCQAPFDPEGILSSAMAIITCLVGLHYGHIIVHFKDHRDRIFQWMFTSTCLIGLGLALDFLGMHVNKALYTFSYMSVTAGAAGILFAGIYQLVDVCRYRRMTLALKWMGMHALVIYVIAACNILPVVLQGFYWKEPQNNLLRLIGIGR from the exons ATGGCATATTTAGTAGGTGCATTGTGTGAGATTTGGCTCAAAGCTGATGGTCATGCAAATTCATATTCATCTCTATTCAGGAAATATCGATTACAACT GGTCATGGCTTTGGTGCTCACTAGTACATATCTTTGCTTGTTATATGGCTTGTATGTTCCTGACTGGGAATATCAGATTCCAGATGAAGCCTCTTCCTCTgttctaaaaatattttca gtGAAATGTGGAGTACGGGGTGACACAGGACCAGCTTGTAATGCTGTTGGACTTGTTGATCGTGCAATAATGGGGAGTCGGCATCTATATAAGAAGCCAATCTATGCAAGAACCAAG TTATGCAGTATTAATTCTCCAGATTATGGTCCACTGCCTGCTGATGCTCCTTCATGGTGTCAAGCCCCATTTGACCCTGAAGGAATTTTGAG TTCAGCAATGGCCATAATTACCTGCTTGGTTGGTTTGCATTATGGGCACATTATTGTccattttaag GATCACAGAGATAGAATCTTTCAATGGATGTTTACATCTACTTGTCTTATTGGCTTAGGCCTGGCCTTGGACTTCTTAG GAATGCATGTCAATAAAGCTCTATATACTTTCAGTTATATGTCTGTCACTGCCGGTGCCGCTGGCATTCTTTTTGCTGGAATCTACCAGCTG GTAGATGTATGCAGATATAGGCGAATGACTTTGGCACTGAAGTGGATGGGAATGCATGCATTGGTAATTTATGTCATTGCAGCCTGCAATATCTTGCCTGTTGTCCTTCAGGGATTTTACTGGAAGGAGCCTCAGAATAATCTT CTTAGATTAATTGGAATTGGAAGATGA
- the LOC126673614 gene encoding UPF0481 protein At3g47200-like produces MAATNWVIEVNEKLDSAVDHSAEAERWKKRCIYKIPACGTDLKKNAYKPQAVSFGPYHHGEQHLMAMEDHKQRALLHFLRRSNKPLQDFIDSLTPVLHLLQDSYDPLDASWQDNANRFLQLMILDGCFMLEILRVATQTLDDYAPNDPIFSNHGKLYIMPFIMRDMLMLQNQLPSMLLVKLLAVETDKEEDEEFINRLILKFCFPDSPVSSLGKCLHPLDVYRKSLLQKHAVKIKRGRLRNRRHKGGNNIIRSATELNEAGIRFKKSKTRSLRDISFRGGVLRLPVIVVDDATESIFLNLMAFERFHVGAGNEVTSYVFFMDNIIDNERDVALLHSRGIIQNAIGSDKAVAKLFNSLSKDITLDPDSSLDFVHKKVSAYCKKPWNEWRANLIHTYFRNPWAILSIIAAFFLFALTIVQTVYTIYPIYHNTDSPSPTPIFSATPPSPSAQPHH; encoded by the exons ATGGCGGCAACAAACTGGGTTATTGAGGTCAATGAAAAACTGGACAGCGCAGTCGATCATTCTGCAGAGGCAGAGCGGTGGAAGAAACGGTGCATCTACAAAATACCAGCCTGTGGGACTGACCTCAAAAAGAATGCCTACAAACCTCAGGCGGTCTCCTTTGGGCCTTATCATCACGGTGAGCAGCACCTGATGGCCATGGAGGACCACAAGCAACGAGCTCTCCTTCATTTCCTCCGCAGATCTAATAAGCCTCTTCAGGATTTCATCGACTCTTTAACTCCAGTGCTCCACCTTCTTCAAGACTCCTACGATCCCCTCGATGCATCCTGGCAGGACAACGCCAATCGATTTCTTCAATTGATGATTCTAGACGGCTGCTTCATGCTTGAAATCTTACGTGTCGCTACTCAGACATTGGATGACTACGCTCCCAATGATCCCATCTTTAGCAACCACGGCAAGCTCTATATTATGCCCTTTATCATGCGCGACATGCTCATGCTTCAAAATCAACTCCCCTCCATGCTTCTCGTCAAGCTGCTCGCTGTTGAAACCGACAAAGAAGAG GATGAAGAGTTCATCAACAGGCTCATCCTCAAGTTCTGCTTTCCTGACTCTCCTGTCTCTAGCCTGGGCAAGTGCTTGCACCCACTGGATGTCTACAGGAAAAGTTTACTTCAAAAGCACGCGGTCAAGATAAAGCGTGGCAGATTACGAAACAGGCGCCATAAAGGCGGTAACAACATCATCCGATCTGCAACAGAGCTCAACGAAGCTGGAATCCGGTTCAAGAAGAGTAAAACTAGAAGCCTCAGAGATATCTCGTTCCGAGGAGGAGTGCTTAGGCTTCCGGTAATTGTAGTGGATGATGCAACAGAGTCCATATTTCTAAACTTGATGGCCTTCGAGCGCTTCCATGTGGGTGCAGGCAACGAGGTGACATCTTATGTGTTTTTTATGGATAACATAATCGACAACGAGAGAGATGTCGCGCTGCTGCACTCGAGAGGGATTATCCAGAATGCTATTGGAAGTGACAAAGCGGTTGCTAAACTGTTCAACTCACTGTCGAAAGATATAACCCTAGACCCAGACAGCAGCCTAGATTTCGTGCACAAGAAGGTGAGTGCATACTGCAAAAAGCCTTGGAACGAATGGCGTGCTAATCTGATTCATACCTATTTCAGAAATCCATGGGCCATTCTCTCCATTATTGCTGCATTCTTCCTTTTTGCCCTCACCATCGTCCAAACTGTATATACCATATATCCCATCTACCATAACACTGATTCTCCCAGCCCCACACCTATTTTTTCTGCAACACCACCTTCACCTTCTGCTCAACCGCACCACTGA